In a genomic window of Methanoregula sp. UBA64:
- a CDS encoding DegT/DnrJ/EryC1/StrS family aminotransferase, translating into MTWKIPLFKMYWDTDDTKTVETAIRSGMNWAVGPNVTQFEQGLAEYLGTQYCLTFNSGTSALHAVLLAHGIGNGDEVIVPSFTFIATANAPKFVGARPVFADIEETTLGLDPESVVNAITPKTKAILPIHYGGCPCRIRELREIADDHDLILIEDAAEAFGASIGGKRVGSFGDSAMVSFCQNKIITTGEGGALITDSRDIYERLKLIRSHGRLDTADYFSSSESMDYITLGYNFRLSNILASLGLAQLRKAEEIIRMRIHIAELYTALFQKKCQEVRLMVVPEHYRHVFQLFSIRVPKRNELMESLKKKGIMSKIYFSPVHQTSYYRQALNYTAILPVTENVANEILSLPIYPGMPEEDISTVVEGISEFYGAA; encoded by the coding sequence ATGACCTGGAAGATACCCCTTTTCAAAATGTACTGGGATACGGATGATACCAAGACCGTTGAGACCGCAATACGCTCCGGAATGAACTGGGCGGTGGGACCAAACGTTACTCAGTTTGAGCAGGGACTTGCGGAATATCTGGGGACACAATATTGTCTGACGTTTAACTCCGGAACATCTGCGCTTCATGCAGTCCTTCTCGCGCATGGTATTGGTAATGGAGACGAGGTGATCGTCCCATCATTCACGTTTATCGCAACGGCAAATGCGCCAAAATTTGTCGGAGCCCGGCCGGTATTTGCTGATATTGAAGAGACCACACTCGGACTGGATCCTGAGAGCGTGGTAAATGCCATCACTCCGAAAACCAAAGCGATTCTTCCCATCCATTACGGAGGCTGTCCTTGCAGGATCAGAGAGCTGAGGGAGATCGCAGATGATCATGACCTTATCCTGATAGAAGATGCCGCTGAGGCATTTGGGGCATCGATCGGAGGAAAACGGGTGGGATCATTTGGGGATTCTGCTATGGTCAGTTTCTGCCAGAACAAGATCATCACAACCGGTGAGGGTGGTGCACTGATTACAGATTCGCGCGATATTTATGAGAGACTTAAACTGATCCGATCGCATGGACGCTTGGATACCGCAGACTATTTCTCCTCATCAGAATCGATGGATTATATCACCCTTGGTTACAACTTCAGACTATCCAACATCCTGGCCTCTCTCGGGCTTGCCCAGCTGCGGAAAGCAGAAGAAATAATCCGGATGCGCATTCATATTGCAGAGTTGTACACTGCTCTTTTCCAGAAGAAGTGCCAGGAGGTCCGGCTGATGGTCGTTCCAGAACATTACCGGCATGTGTTTCAATTATTCTCGATCAGGGTCCCCAAGCGTAATGAACTAATGGAATCTCTTAAAAAGAAAGGAATTATGTCAAAAATTTATTTCTCACCTGTACACCAGACAAGTTATTATCGTCAGGCCCTCAATTATACCGCAATCTTACCGGTCACGGAGAATGTCGCAAACGAGATTTTGAGTTTACCGATATATCCCGGTATGCCGGAAGAAGATATTTCAACAGTCGTTGAAGGGATTTCAGAGTTTTATGGAGCTGCATGA
- a CDS encoding acyltransferase — protein MGGVLLIMLFKNWEPPEIKDGDPTKYQWIVKHTKNFHLGYKTDIGAFSYVNAEQGVIIEDFVQIGSHCSVYSVSTIDNKKGEVRLKKGCRIGTHSVIMPGVTVGEGSIIGAFSFVNHNIPDGVLAYGVPAKVVRTLRGDEIIEIQQKESSE, from the coding sequence ATGGGAGGAGTGTTGTTGATTATGCTGTTTAAAAATTGGGAGCCCCCGGAGATCAAAGATGGAGACCCAACAAAATACCAATGGATAGTAAAACACACGAAAAATTTTCATCTTGGTTATAAAACCGATATCGGAGCGTTTTCATATGTTAATGCGGAACAGGGTGTCATAATTGAAGATTTTGTCCAGATCGGATCACATTGTTCTGTCTATTCTGTTTCAACAATTGATAATAAAAAAGGAGAAGTCCGGTTGAAGAAGGGGTGCCGCATCGGTACGCATTCGGTAATTATGCCGGGAGTAACTGTGGGAGAAGGATCGATTATCGGAGCCTTCAGTTTTGTAAATCATAATATCCCGGATGGCGTTCTCGCGTACGGTGTCCCTGCCAAAGTTGTGCGAACATTACGCGGTGATGAAATTATTGAAATCCAACAAAAGGAGTCATCTGAATGA
- the neuC gene encoding UDP-N-acetylglucosamine 2-epimerase has product MKRKILYISGTRADYGLMRSVLRSIHNHPKLSLDIVVTGMHMMDEFGNTVEEIEKDGFRYHPIDIRYRNDTKESMALFIGEFLQDLVPMIHRLQPDIILILGDRGEMLAGAIAGVYLNIPVAHIHGGEVTSTVDDYARHAITKLAQIHFVATEKSMDRIIGMGEDVSRIFVVGAPGLDQILHEPLMNCDELAQKYQIDFSEPVILVIQHPVTLESDKAPDQIRETIEAVVSLHYQTIIIYPNADAGGRAMINVIGEYDKLSHIHIFPNLPHRDYISLLKQVSVLVGNSSSAIIEAPSFGVPVVNIGTRQRGRERADNVIDAGNDRKSICASIDSALHDFAFRQKVKSCKNPYGDGNASKRISKILSEININEALLVKSN; this is encoded by the coding sequence ATGAAGCGGAAGATCCTCTATATAAGTGGGACTCGTGCAGATTATGGATTAATGCGATCAGTGCTCCGCAGCATTCACAACCATCCAAAGCTGTCTTTGGACATTGTTGTTACAGGTATGCACATGATGGATGAATTCGGTAATACCGTTGAGGAGATCGAAAAGGATGGATTCAGGTACCATCCCATTGACATTCGTTACAGAAACGATACCAAAGAATCAATGGCTCTCTTTATTGGGGAATTCCTTCAGGATCTTGTACCGATGATCCATCGTCTCCAACCAGATATTATACTGATACTTGGTGACAGGGGAGAAATGCTTGCCGGAGCTATTGCCGGTGTTTATTTGAACATTCCTGTAGCCCATATCCATGGGGGGGAGGTTACCTCGACTGTCGATGACTATGCCCGACATGCGATAACGAAACTTGCACAGATCCACTTTGTTGCTACTGAGAAAAGCATGGACCGGATAATTGGAATGGGTGAGGATGTATCTCGGATTTTTGTAGTTGGTGCCCCAGGCTTGGATCAAATTTTACACGAACCGCTCATGAACTGTGATGAGCTTGCACAGAAATACCAAATTGATTTTTCAGAACCGGTCATTCTTGTTATTCAACATCCGGTCACTCTTGAGTCGGACAAAGCTCCAGACCAGATAAGGGAGACAATAGAGGCTGTTGTTTCATTACACTATCAGACGATTATAATTTACCCCAATGCAGATGCCGGAGGGAGAGCAATGATTAACGTGATCGGAGAATATGATAAATTATCACATATACACATATTCCCCAACCTCCCTCACAGGGATTATATCAGTTTGCTCAAGCAGGTGAGTGTTCTTGTGGGCAATTCCAGCAGTGCGATTATCGAGGCGCCTTCGTTTGGTGTTCCTGTGGTAAATATCGGTACCCGCCAGAGAGGCCGGGAACGGGCGGATAATGTCATAGATGCCGGAAATGATCGAAAGAGCATATGTGCGAGCATTGATAGTGCCTTGCATGATTTTGCATTCAGGCAGAAAGTCAAATCCTGCAAGAATCCCTATGGCGATGGAAATGCATCAAAAAGAATCAGCAAGATTCTTTCTGAAATAAATATTAATGAAGCGCTCTTGGTCAAATCGAACTAA
- the neuB gene encoding N-acetylneuraminate synthase yields MDGISIKSNNKKIKIGNRFIGDGEPVFIIAEAGVNHNGDPTLAKQLIEKAAAAGADAVKFQTYHAENLVTCTAEKAGYQKNTSGSEESQYEMLKKFELPDNVFQELSAYAKEQKILFLSTPFDEESVDLLDRTEVPAYKISSGEITNFPLLKKIAGKKKPVILSTGMATLGEVEAAFHYLKKQGVHDVILLHCTTSYPAALPSVNLRAIQTLQCAFQVPVGYSDHTLGIVIPIAAVAMGACVLEKHFTLDKSMPGPDHKASLEPDELRAMVETICEVESALGNGYKKPNEEEELIRRVARRSIVARQDIASGSFLKESDLIIKRPGTGIEPKYWESLLQRKTLSPIQKDQVINWDMIE; encoded by the coding sequence ATGGACGGCATAAGTATCAAGTCAAATAACAAAAAAATCAAAATCGGCAACCGGTTTATCGGAGATGGGGAACCGGTATTTATTATTGCCGAGGCCGGTGTCAATCATAACGGAGATCCAACTCTCGCAAAACAACTCATTGAGAAGGCAGCGGCTGCAGGTGCTGATGCGGTAAAGTTCCAGACATACCATGCAGAGAACCTTGTTACCTGCACTGCGGAAAAAGCCGGGTATCAAAAAAATACATCCGGTTCAGAGGAATCGCAATACGAGATGTTGAAAAAATTCGAACTCCCTGACAACGTTTTTCAGGAACTATCCGCTTATGCAAAAGAGCAAAAAATCCTTTTTTTATCAACCCCTTTCGATGAGGAAAGTGTTGATCTCCTTGATCGAACCGAGGTACCCGCGTATAAGATTTCTTCCGGTGAAATTACCAATTTCCCGTTGTTAAAAAAAATTGCAGGAAAAAAGAAACCGGTTATTCTGTCCACGGGAATGGCTACACTTGGTGAAGTTGAGGCGGCATTTCACTACTTAAAAAAACAGGGAGTTCACGATGTTATTCTCCTACATTGTACCACCAGCTATCCTGCAGCACTGCCTTCAGTAAACCTCCGTGCAATCCAAACGTTGCAGTGTGCATTTCAGGTGCCTGTCGGCTATTCAGATCACACCTTGGGAATCGTGATTCCCATCGCCGCAGTTGCCATGGGGGCATGCGTCTTGGAAAAACATTTCACTTTGGATAAATCCATGCCGGGGCCGGATCATAAAGCCTCGCTTGAACCAGATGAATTACGGGCAATGGTAGAGACGATATGTGAAGTAGAAAGTGCTCTGGGCAATGGTTACAAAAAGCCAAATGAAGAAGAGGAATTAATAAGAAGAGTTGCCCGAAGGAGTATTGTTGCCCGCCAGGATATCGCTTCGGGATCATTTCTCAAAGAAAGTGATCTTATAATAAAGAGGCCTGGTACAGGAATAGAGCCCAAATACTGGGAATCACTCCTTCAAAGGAAAACACTGTCACCGATTCAAAAAGACCAGGTCATCAACTGGGACATGATAGAATGA
- a CDS encoding oxidoreductase, which yields MDRSKENVVIITGGLGLLGKSFSQVCAEAGYSLVIADINDEAGSQTAHEIIKTTRNARVSYQHCDIMNSADVQNLIGHCKEEYGTISTLVNNAYPRNKNYGRVFEDVTYEDFCENVCMHMGGYFNITKWIAREMMAQKSGNIINMASIYGLAAPRFEVYDGTSMTMPVEYAAIKGGIINLTKYLASYLGKYNIRVNAISPGGIEDRQPSSFIQKYSSNVFYGGRMARADDITGVLLFLLSDQSKYITGQNIIVDGGWTA from the coding sequence ATGGATCGTTCAAAAGAAAATGTTGTAATAATTACCGGTGGTTTGGGACTTCTGGGAAAATCATTTTCCCAGGTATGTGCAGAAGCAGGGTACTCTCTTGTCATAGCTGACATTAATGATGAGGCAGGTTCACAAACTGCACATGAGATTATAAAAACAACAAGGAATGCCCGGGTCAGTTACCAACATTGCGATATTATGAATAGTGCCGATGTACAAAATCTGATCGGGCATTGCAAGGAAGAATATGGCACAATCTCCACGCTGGTCAATAACGCTTACCCCCGGAACAAGAACTACGGCAGGGTCTTTGAGGATGTTACCTATGAGGATTTTTGCGAGAATGTGTGTATGCACATGGGTGGCTATTTCAATATAACAAAATGGATTGCACGGGAAATGATGGCCCAGAAATCAGGAAATATCATCAATATGGCATCTATTTACGGTCTTGCTGCGCCTCGGTTCGAAGTATATGATGGAACATCAATGACCATGCCGGTAGAATATGCTGCGATTAAAGGGGGAATTATCAATCTAACCAAATATCTTGCTTCCTATCTCGGTAAGTACAATATCCGGGTGAACGCGATCTCTCCAGGCGGGATTGAAGATCGCCAGCCCTCATCGTTTATACAGAAATATTCATCAAATGTTTTCTATGGCGGGCGCATGGCCCGAGCTGATGATATTACCGGTGTTCTGTTATTTTTGTTGAGCGACCAATCCAAATATATAACCGGACAAAATATCATTGTTGACGGGGGATGGACGGCATAA
- a CDS encoding aminotransferase class III-fold pyridoxal phosphate-dependent enzyme codes for MIRNRGAVLWDKAKRVIPGGTQLLSKRSEMFLPDLWPSYYSKAKGVEVWDLDGKKYIDMSIMGVGACILGYADDDVNAAVHATVDKGSISTLNCPEEVDLAELLLKLHPWAGMVRYTKTGGEAMAVAVRIARAHTGKDIVAFCGYHGWHDWYLAANLADNKNLDGQLLPGLEPTGVPRGLKGTALPFNYNMLGELENIVEKHDVGVIVMEPLRHHEPEPGFLAGVRKIADEIGAVLIFDEVTSGWRMNVGGVHALYKVTPDIAVYGKAMSNGYSMAAVVGKKEVMESAQESFISSTYWTEGIGLAASIATINKCRDKKVPDHLISVGKEISRGWEALSHEYSLPLEVMGIPPLTTFHFEADNSQVMHTLFTQEMVKRGFLASKAVYVSYGHSSRHVEEYLTNVGEVFEIIRNGTEKGNLSSLLTGPVAHEGFKRLT; via the coding sequence ATGATCAGAAATCGCGGTGCAGTGTTATGGGATAAAGCCAAGAGGGTTATTCCCGGAGGAACGCAATTATTATCAAAACGATCTGAGATGTTTTTACCCGATCTGTGGCCGTCCTATTATTCAAAAGCAAAAGGTGTTGAAGTCTGGGATCTTGACGGGAAAAAATATATCGATATGTCCATCATGGGTGTGGGTGCCTGTATCCTTGGTTACGCGGATGACGATGTCAATGCCGCGGTACATGCCACGGTGGACAAAGGGTCGATATCGACCCTGAACTGTCCTGAAGAAGTGGATCTTGCTGAATTACTCCTGAAACTACATCCTTGGGCGGGGATGGTCCGATATACCAAGACCGGGGGGGAGGCAATGGCAGTAGCGGTCCGGATCGCCCGTGCCCACACAGGTAAAGATATTGTCGCGTTTTGTGGCTATCATGGATGGCATGACTGGTATCTTGCGGCAAACCTTGCGGATAATAAAAATCTTGACGGACAGCTGCTTCCAGGGCTGGAACCCACGGGTGTGCCACGCGGCCTGAAAGGAACCGCACTGCCCTTTAATTATAATATGCTGGGCGAACTCGAAAATATTGTAGAGAAGCACGATGTCGGAGTGATCGTAATGGAACCTCTCCGTCATCACGAACCTGAACCGGGATTTCTTGCCGGGGTTCGTAAAATCGCAGATGAGATCGGGGCTGTGTTAATTTTTGATGAGGTTACCTCCGGCTGGCGGATGAACGTCGGGGGAGTCCATGCGCTCTACAAGGTAACTCCGGATATTGCCGTTTACGGCAAAGCCATGAGTAATGGCTATTCTATGGCGGCAGTAGTTGGAAAGAAAGAGGTTATGGAGAGTGCTCAGGAAAGCTTCATCAGCAGTACCTACTGGACGGAGGGCATCGGACTTGCCGCATCCATTGCCACCATCAATAAATGCAGGGATAAAAAAGTCCCTGATCATCTCATCTCTGTCGGAAAAGAAATCAGTCGTGGATGGGAAGCACTTTCACACGAATATTCCCTCCCCCTTGAAGTCATGGGAATTCCTCCGCTTACTACGTTTCATTTTGAAGCTGACAACAGCCAGGTGATGCATACATTATTCACGCAAGAGATGGTAAAACGGGGATTCCTTGCTTCAAAAGCGGTCTATGTGTCCTATGGTCATTCCTCACGGCATGTTGAGGAATACCTTACAAACGTAGGTGAGGTATTCGAGATAATTCGTAATGGGACCGAAAAAGGAAATCTCTCCTCCCTCCTCACGGGCCCAGTTGCACACGAAGGATTCAAGCGCCTGACATAA
- a CDS encoding Gfo/Idh/MocA family protein yields the protein MNFLIIGLGSMGKRRIRCLKALGFGDYITGFDIREDRRKEAHDHYNIPVIGNLEEKSLGRFDCLIISVPPDKHAEYIRLAIICGIPAFVEASVNIEGLEELNVLAKKAGVFIAPSCTMLFHPAIKDIKRILQSGEFGKITNFSYHSGQYLPDWHPWERVTDYYVSNRETGGGREIVPFELTWIVDLMGFPQKVSGFFGKTLDVGADIDDTYVIGMDFGTFFGALTVDVVARFATRSLILNLENAQILWNWNEHQIKIYDANNLRWVSYQHPEGISIAGYNKNIIDDMYVEELKSFINRVRDKTTYPNSLDKDIAVLKILNRAEGKI from the coding sequence GTGAATTTTCTAATTATTGGTCTTGGATCGATGGGAAAACGGCGGATCCGTTGCTTAAAAGCGCTTGGTTTCGGGGATTACATAACGGGTTTTGATATTCGGGAGGACCGACGGAAAGAGGCACATGATCACTATAATATACCTGTAATCGGGAATCTCGAAGAAAAAAGTCTCGGGAGGTTTGATTGCCTGATCATCTCTGTTCCTCCGGACAAACATGCAGAATATATCCGCTTGGCGATAATCTGCGGGATACCAGCGTTTGTAGAAGCAAGCGTCAATATCGAAGGACTTGAGGAACTCAATGTTCTGGCAAAAAAGGCAGGGGTATTTATTGCGCCATCCTGCACTATGCTCTTTCACCCGGCAATAAAAGATATCAAACGAATCCTTCAATCGGGAGAATTTGGCAAAATTACCAATTTCAGTTATCATTCCGGCCAGTATCTTCCTGATTGGCACCCTTGGGAAAGGGTGACCGATTATTATGTTTCAAACAGGGAGACTGGTGGCGGTCGGGAGATCGTTCCTTTTGAACTGACATGGATTGTTGATCTGATGGGGTTTCCCCAAAAAGTCAGTGGGTTCTTTGGCAAGACCCTGGATGTCGGTGCCGATATCGATGATACGTATGTGATCGGCATGGATTTTGGCACCTTTTTTGGAGCGCTGACAGTGGATGTTGTAGCACGTTTCGCAACACGCTCACTTATACTCAATCTCGAAAATGCCCAGATCCTCTGGAACTGGAACGAGCATCAGATTAAAATCTATGACGCAAACAATCTCCGATGGGTCTCCTATCAGCATCCCGAAGGGATATCCATTGCGGGATACAATAAAAATATCATTGATGATATGTATGTGGAAGAACTGAAATCATTTATTAATCGTGTGCGGGATAAAACGACCTACCCTAATTCGCTTGACAAAGATATCGCCGTTTTGAAAATTCTCAATCGTGCCGAAGGTAAAATATGA
- a CDS encoding cytidylyltransferase domain-containing protein, translating into MKSKILAIIPARGGSKGIPQKNIKLLLGKPLIVWTIEQALLSEYIDRVFVSTDDPEIASVARDAGADIPFLRPKEFAQDNSPTSDAVIHALDVFEKAGESFDIIVLLEPTSPLRENRDIDNAIESFLRHSPDISSLVSVGEVHLENPYIMKTVENNCIVPLLKSEQVFFQRQQLPEIFFPYGVIYMSSVPAYRQWKTFYQNKTLAYKIARWQNYEIDDIYDFYCVEAIMKNSVKEAGK; encoded by the coding sequence ATGAAATCCAAAATCCTAGCCATTATCCCTGCACGGGGAGGCAGTAAAGGAATCCCCCAAAAAAATATTAAATTACTGCTTGGAAAACCATTGATCGTTTGGACAATTGAGCAGGCACTGTTGAGTGAATATATTGACCGGGTTTTTGTCAGTACTGATGATCCTGAAATTGCCTCTGTTGCCAGGGATGCTGGTGCAGATATCCCGTTCTTGCGTCCGAAAGAGTTTGCTCAAGACAATTCCCCAACGAGCGATGCAGTTATCCACGCGCTTGATGTTTTTGAAAAGGCGGGGGAATCCTTTGATATTATTGTCCTGCTAGAACCAACCTCCCCTTTAAGGGAAAATAGGGATATTGACAATGCCATCGAGTCATTTCTCCGGCATTCTCCAGACATCTCATCCCTCGTCAGTGTGGGGGAAGTACATCTCGAGAATCCCTATATCATGAAGACTGTCGAAAATAACTGTATTGTTCCCCTCCTTAAAAGTGAGCAAGTTTTTTTCCAGCGACAACAATTACCGGAGATTTTTTTCCCTTATGGTGTCATCTATATGTCATCCGTGCCGGCGTACCGTCAATGGAAAACATTCTATCAGAATAAGACGCTTGCGTATAAAATCGCGCGATGGCAGAATTACGAGATTGACGACATTTATGATTTTTATTGTGTTGAGGCAATTATGAAAAATTCGGTGAAGGAGGCAGGAAAGTGA
- a CDS encoding ABC transporter ATP-binding protein, with amino-acid sequence MSTIRDSLKILWFLFRPFKKTLAVYLLAVIVLSGLEVFRVSLVYPIINYGLGVQNTPKLLDSFYAALLPSSFTPFIAAAILLILISVIIAAFYALVTYHGAYVIASVRDSLDRRIFEKITNNPYSYFAGKKQGDLIYIGQGAVTDANNAIGALIDFAKNSLMAFLYLLFIFYLSFWLTIGLIIAGGIYALLVRKILFTRVYRNSSELTKTFMEKSVVYQELITGIKTIFITDSMGLFKKKYDAAMQKLLKTYTNVDTLNKIPPVINDFIMFSIISLGAIGLYFVTAGDFIGYIGIFGTLMLALYRLIPSLNLAQTNLSSIVQSLPALALVYTELTADNGKPASENLCEEKRSFSFRDTIEFRNVSFRYPKATRDVIHDLSFDIGKNKKVAIVGNSGSGKTTTANLLALLYTPDRGGIFVDGIPIMEFDRSEYLKCLGYIGQETFIYHDTIKENIRFGLERSDQEIIDAAKLADAHEFIMNTDHGYDTIIGDQGIKLSGGQRQRIAIARIILRHPDILLLDEATSSLDNISEKKIIDSVQKLSENMTVITIAHRLSTIKDSDIIHVMKGGRIVESGTHDFLMELKMEYYQLYLGQERQSGNPLAETSYL; translated from the coding sequence TTGTCAACCATCAGAGACTCTTTGAAAATTTTATGGTTCCTCTTCAGGCCATTCAAGAAGACCCTTGCAGTATACCTTCTGGCAGTGATCGTGCTGAGTGGGCTTGAAGTATTCAGGGTCTCTCTAGTCTACCCGATCATTAACTATGGGCTTGGAGTCCAGAACACTCCAAAACTTCTGGATTCATTTTATGCAGCCCTGTTGCCGTCATCATTCACCCCTTTTATCGCAGCCGCGATATTGTTAATCCTAATATCCGTTATCATTGCCGCGTTTTATGCTCTCGTAACCTATCATGGGGCATATGTCATTGCATCCGTCCGTGATTCCTTGGATCGTCGTATATTTGAAAAAATCACAAATAATCCGTACAGCTATTTCGCCGGAAAAAAACAGGGCGATTTAATTTATATTGGTCAGGGTGCCGTGACTGATGCAAATAATGCAATCGGTGCATTGATCGATTTTGCGAAAAATTCATTGATGGCATTTTTATACTTGCTCTTTATTTTTTATCTCTCATTCTGGCTTACCATCGGATTGATAATTGCAGGTGGGATCTATGCCTTATTAGTGAGAAAAATTTTGTTTACACGGGTTTATAGGAATAGTTCTGAGCTGACAAAAACGTTTATGGAAAAATCTGTTGTTTATCAGGAGCTGATCACCGGAATTAAAACAATATTTATCACAGATTCGATGGGATTGTTCAAGAAAAAATATGATGCTGCTATGCAGAAACTCCTAAAAACCTATACGAATGTGGATACCCTCAATAAAATTCCCCCGGTAATCAACGATTTCATAATGTTTTCCATAATATCTCTTGGTGCCATTGGTCTCTATTTTGTTACTGCGGGCGATTTCATCGGATATATCGGAATTTTCGGGACCCTTATGCTTGCCCTTTACCGCTTAATTCCCAGCCTTAATCTGGCTCAGACAAATTTATCATCGATTGTCCAGTCCCTGCCGGCACTTGCGCTGGTATATACGGAACTGACGGCGGATAATGGTAAACCCGCTTCGGAGAACTTGTGTGAGGAAAAAAGGTCTTTTTCATTCAGGGATACGATTGAATTCAGGAATGTTTCATTCAGGTATCCCAAAGCTACCCGGGATGTCATTCATGATCTCTCATTTGATATCGGAAAAAACAAAAAAGTGGCGATCGTTGGTAATTCGGGATCCGGGAAGACAACAACCGCAAATCTTTTAGCACTCCTATACACGCCAGACCGGGGAGGGATTTTCGTTGATGGGATTCCTATAATGGAGTTCGATCGCTCTGAATACCTGAAATGTCTTGGCTACATTGGTCAGGAAACATTCATTTATCATGATACCATCAAAGAGAACATTCGGTTTGGGCTGGAACGGAGTGATCAGGAAATTATCGATGCGGCCAAACTTGCCGATGCGCATGAGTTCATCATGAACACTGATCACGGTTATGATACGATCATCGGGGATCAGGGGATCAAACTTTCGGGAGGGCAGAGACAGAGGATTGCTATAGCCCGAATTATCCTTCGTCATCCCGACATCCTGCTCCTTGACGAAGCAACCAGCTCACTAGATAATATCTCCGAAAAGAAGATTATTGATTCTGTCCAGAAACTCTCGGAAAATATGACGGTAATTACTATTGCACACCGACTATCCACAATCAAAGATTCGGATATTATTCATGTTATGAAGGGGGGCCGGATTGTTGAAAGCGGGACGCATGACTTTCTGATGGAACTGAAAATGGAGTATTACCAGTTGTATCTCGGTCAGGAAAGACAATCCGGCAATCCCTTGGCAGAAACCTCATATCTGTGA
- the fsa gene encoding fructose-6-phosphate aldolase yields the protein MKIFLDTAEIEMIRKFSFLVDGVTTNPSLIAKSKTGYSFEELIREISTLVNGPISAEVINLEADMMVEEARALAVISPNVVIKIPMTMEGLKATKRLEQIGIKTNVTLVFSANQALLAANCGATYVSIFVGRLDDIGHNGMEVVRDSVEIMNRHNYPTQIITASIRHPMHVLSAAKAGSHIATIPPSVLEMMSRHNLTDKGLEQFLRDWEKCKA from the coding sequence ATGAAGATATTTCTTGATACTGCTGAAATTGAAATGATCCGAAAATTCAGTTTTCTTGTCGATGGTGTCACAACCAATCCATCCCTCATCGCAAAATCTAAAACGGGTTATTCGTTTGAGGAACTGATCCGGGAAATATCCACCTTGGTAAATGGCCCGATAAGTGCTGAAGTAATCAATCTTGAAGCCGATATGATGGTGGAGGAAGCTCGGGCTCTCGCTGTGATCTCCCCGAATGTTGTGATCAAGATCCCCATGACCATGGAAGGTCTGAAAGCAACAAAACGCTTGGAGCAAATTGGTATCAAGACAAACGTAACGCTGGTGTTTTCAGCAAACCAGGCACTGCTGGCTGCAAACTGCGGGGCAACCTATGTGAGCATTTTTGTGGGTCGTCTCGATGATATTGGTCATAACGGCATGGAGGTAGTCCGGGATTCTGTCGAGATCATGAACCGTCACAACTACCCTACACAGATCATTACTGCAAGCATCCGTCATCCCATGCATGTACTGTCCGCAGCAAAAGCAGGATCGCATATCGCGACAATTCCTCCATCAGTGCTCGAGATGATGTCCCGGCATAACCTGACTGATAAAGGACTCGAACAGTTTTTGCGGGACTGGGAAAAATGTAAGGCATAA
- the gmhB gene encoding D-glycero-beta-D-manno-heptose 1,7-bisphosphate 7-phosphatase, giving the protein MSREIHTAVFLDRDGVINQDPPHYAHRIDQLIVIKGSGIAIKMLNDAGFMVIVVTNQSGVAKGMYEEADIRNFNNEMMRRLGNDNARIDAIYYCPHHPDAVVQKYRIECECRKPKPGLLLEAGMKFGIDFSASFLVGDKWSDVEAGRQVGCRTSLVMTGHGYQEYVNNQDNTVDYVATDLLDAVENFILKTKR; this is encoded by the coding sequence ATGAGCAGGGAAATACATACCGCCGTCTTTCTTGATCGCGACGGGGTTATCAATCAGGATCCCCCCCACTATGCCCATCGCATCGACCAGCTCATAGTGATCAAAGGCAGCGGAATTGCTATTAAGATGCTCAACGATGCAGGGTTCATGGTAATCGTGGTCACCAATCAGTCCGGTGTGGCAAAAGGGATGTACGAAGAGGCCGATATCCGGAATTTCAACAATGAGATGATGAGAAGGCTCGGGAACGACAATGCCCGTATCGATGCAATCTATTACTGCCCACATCATCCTGATGCGGTTGTACAGAAATACCGCATTGAATGTGAATGCCGAAAACCAAAACCTGGCCTGCTTCTTGAAGCGGGAATGAAATTCGGGATAGATTTTTCTGCATCTTTCCTTGTTGGTGACAAGTGGAGCGACGTTGAAGCCGGGCGCCAGGTCGGTTGTCGGACGAGTTTGGTCATGACTGGTCATGGGTACCAGGAATATGTAAATAACCAAGACAACACGGTTGATTATGTCGCGACCGATCTGCTCGATGCAGTTGAAAATTTTATTCTTAAAACGAAAAGATAG